The following coding sequences lie in one Benincasa hispida cultivar B227 chromosome 6, ASM972705v1, whole genome shotgun sequence genomic window:
- the LOC120079733 gene encoding uncharacterized protein LOC120079733, giving the protein MASTSAISMAMPITNAAQKRARLAEAFAKPLPLRPSNKPNASSNSSAKFQVRASLKEKAVAGLAATALTASMVLPEVAEAAGPGVSPSLKNFLLSIAAGGVVVTAILGAVIGVANFDPVKRT; this is encoded by the coding sequence ATGGCTTCAACTTCTGCAATTTCAATGGCTATGCCAATTACTAACGCTGCCCAGAAGAGAGCGAGGTTGGCCGAAGCCTTTGCCAAGCCATTGCCTTTGAGGCCTTCCAACAAGCCGAATGCTTCGTCAAACTCCAGCGCCAAGTTCCAAGTGCGGGCTTCTTTGAAGGAGAAGGCAGTTGCAGGACTCGCTGCAACTGCACTGACGGCTTCCATGGTGCTTCCCGAGGTGGCTGAAGCTGCTGGCCCTGGAGTTAGTCCTTCTCTCAAGAATTTCTTGCTCAGCATTGCCGCCGGTGGAGTAGTCGTCACTGCTATCTTGGGTGCAGTTATCGGCGTCGCCAATTTCGATCCCGTCAAGCGAACCTGA